Proteins encoded in a region of the Dreissena polymorpha isolate Duluth1 chromosome 6, UMN_Dpol_1.0, whole genome shotgun sequence genome:
- the LOC127835909 gene encoding S-formylglutathione hydrolase-like, whose translation MGSLLSVHVWVAIVFIAVNRRVEYDSTELVKKYTGLALNMLVDQRKADIFYMKGQLLPGKLSAACASNIVPINLRIHELYDNIYYFIATFIEENINHHAKFLFQ comes from the exons ATGGGGTCGTTGCTTTCCGTTCATGTGTGGGTAGCGATTGTGTTCATCGCAGTCAATCGAAGAGTG GAGTATGATTCCACAGAACTGGTGAAGAAGTACACTGGTCTTGCTCTGAATATGCTTGTTGACCAGAGAAAGGCAGACATCTTCTATATGAAAGGACAACTCCTGCCTGGCAAACTGTCAGCCGCATGTGCGTCCAATATTGTGCCAATCAATCTGAGGATACACGAG CTTTACGACAACATCTACTATTTCATTGCCACTTTTATCGAGGAAAATATCAACCACCACGCTAAGTTTCTCTTTCAATGA